One window of Nicotiana tomentosiformis chromosome 11, ASM39032v3, whole genome shotgun sequence genomic DNA carries:
- the LOC104086305 gene encoding heavy metal-associated isoprenylated plant protein 3-like: MFHFAVICEKKMSSKQQGKKKEEENVKVVLQIDMHCDCKNCFKRISKCTQDLYGIKSMNIEETEMKFKVTVTGKVEPLKLQQKFQKKLKKSVELISPKPNEEKEISKKTMLEISLGCDKCIKKMQKIVTKTEGFQGIFIDRSKNLVTVDGAMDIECLVTELKEKLKKSVKIVQKEKKEENVEPICWCPNFHGYYGPQYCDCFVLECDLKPICCPKVHGYGPEYCDRFVYREAEYCRIM; the protein is encoded by the exons ATGTTTCATTTTGCTGTGATATGTGAAAAAAAAATGAGTTCCAAACAGCagggaaagaagaaagaagaagaaaacgttAAAGTGGTTCTTCAAATAGACATGCATTGTGACTGCAAGAATTGTTTCAAAAGAATTTCCAAGTGTACACAAGATTTGTATG GTATAAAGTCAATGAATATAGAGGAAACTGAAATGAAATTCAAAGTCACAGTGACTGGCAAAGTGGAACCATTAAAACTTCAACAGAAATTTCAGAAGAAATTGAAGAAATCGGTGGAGCTAATTTCTCCAAAGCCAAATGAAGAGAAAGAGATTTCCAAGAAAACCATGCTGGAAATATCTCTTGGATGTGACAAATGCATtaagaaaatgcaaaaaattgtCACCAAAACCGAAG GGTTTCAAGGAATATTTATAGATAGGTCAAAGAACTTGGTGACAGTGGATGGGGCAATGGACATTGAGTGTCTAGTGACAGAACTGAAAGAGAAGCTGAAAAAATCAGTCAAGATTGTTCAAAAggagaaaaaggaagaaaatgtgGAGCCAATTTGTTGGTGTCCAAATTTTCATGGTTATTACGGGCCACAATATTGTGATTGCTTTGTCCTGGAATGTGATTTGAAACCAATTTGCTGTCCAAAAGTTCATGGTTATGGGCCAGAATATTGTGATCGATTTGTCTATAGAGAAGCTGAATACTGCAGAATTATGTGA